One Cellulomonas taurus genomic region harbors:
- a CDS encoding GNAT family N-acetyltransferase, whose translation MDKPTLEGEMVRLRPVRADDAAHMWEMVNDPEAMRTTGTTDTFTRQQIDRWCATVADQPGRIDLAITANRSDDFLGEIVLNDIDDTLRSANMRLVMRPGYRGRGYGTEAIELVLGLAFDGIGTHRVELDVLSINARAHSLYENIGFRHEGRRRDAYRDGDGWCDAIIMSMLEDEYRALRGV comes from the coding sequence ATGGACAAGCCCACCCTCGAGGGGGAGATGGTCCGGCTGCGCCCGGTGCGGGCCGACGACGCTGCGCACATGTGGGAGATGGTGAACGACCCGGAGGCGATGCGGACCACCGGCACCACCGACACCTTCACCCGGCAGCAGATCGACCGCTGGTGCGCGACCGTCGCCGACCAGCCGGGGCGGATCGATCTGGCGATCACCGCGAACCGGTCGGACGACTTCCTGGGCGAGATCGTGCTGAACGACATCGACGACACCCTGCGCAGTGCGAACATGCGGCTGGTCATGCGCCCGGGATATCGCGGTCGCGGCTACGGGACCGAGGCGATCGAGCTGGTGCTCGGCCTGGCGTTCGACGGTATCGGCACCCACCGGGTGGAGCTGGACGTGCTCAGCATCAACGCCCGTGCGCACTCGCTGTACGAGAACATCGGTTTCCGCCACGAGGGCCGACGCCGGGACGCCTACCGCGACGGCGACGGCTGGTGCGACGCGATCATCATGTCGATGCTGGAGGACGAGTACCGCGCACTGCGCGGGGTGTGA
- a CDS encoding DoxX family protein, producing the protein MTATTAPSAAAPVAATPAVRTQEDVLTSAPARRTLAVLRYATGFIFLWAFLDKTFGLNFSTASADAWIHGGKPSQGFLTFAATGPLQGFFNGIASPASDVLFMLGMLAIGLAVMLGIGTRVAAVSGTLVMAMMWLAEWPVGASGTGTNPFVDYHVIYALVLILVALTYAGDTWGLGKMWSRLPIVQKNQWLR; encoded by the coding sequence ATGACCGCCACCACCGCACCCAGCGCCGCCGCCCCCGTCGCCGCAACGCCGGCCGTCCGTACTCAGGAGGACGTGCTCACCTCTGCTCCGGCTCGCCGGACTCTGGCCGTCCTGCGCTACGCGACCGGCTTCATCTTCCTCTGGGCCTTCCTGGACAAGACCTTCGGTCTGAACTTCTCCACCGCGTCGGCCGACGCCTGGATCCACGGCGGCAAGCCCTCGCAGGGCTTCCTGACCTTCGCCGCCACCGGCCCGCTGCAGGGCTTCTTCAACGGCATCGCCAGCCCCGCCAGCGACGTGCTGTTCATGCTCGGCATGCTCGCGATCGGCCTGGCCGTGATGCTCGGCATCGGCACCCGCGTGGCCGCCGTCTCCGGCACCCTGGTGATGGCCATGATGTGGCTGGCCGAGTGGCCGGTCGGCGCCAGCGGCACCGGCACCAACCCGTTCGTCGACTACCACGTCATCTACGCGCTGGTCCTGATCCTGGTCGCCCTGACCTACGCCGGCGACACCTGGGGCCTGGGCAAGATGTGGAGCCGCCTGCCGATCGTCCAGAAGAACCAGTGGCTGCGCTGA
- a CDS encoding cryptochrome/photolyase family protein, which yields MTALHWFRRDLRIGDNPALMAAADSGDVLPVFVLDPDLWESAGTPRRAYLVSSLRALDEQLGGHLVVRHGRPDAVIPALAAEVEAEAVHIATDAAPTGRGRDRRVEDALDVPLIRTGSPYAVTPGRVRTGGGEGYKVFTPFRRAWQDHGWHSPAPDQHAARRRLQLVDGVRSDDLPRAEPPEGLTLPEAGEEAALDRWAQMLAGPLAQYKAERDRPDLDSTSRLSVPLKWGEIHPRTILADLAHRRSVAADTFRGQIAWRDFHADVLFHSPSARDTSLTTVLPEDSWAEGADERHALETWAAGRTGYPLVDAGMRQLLAEGWMHNRVRMVVASFLVKDLHVRWQRGAEHFMAWLVDGDVPQNQLNWQWVAGTGRDAAPYFRVFNPVRQGLTYDPEGRYVRRWVPELRDIPGKAVHEPWKLPESAAPDYPAPMVDHAAERAATLDAYQEHRRR from the coding sequence GTGACAGCACTGCACTGGTTCCGCCGCGACCTGCGGATCGGCGACAACCCCGCCCTGATGGCGGCGGCCGACTCCGGTGACGTCCTCCCGGTGTTCGTCCTCGACCCGGACCTGTGGGAGTCCGCCGGGACGCCGCGGCGCGCCTACCTGGTCAGCAGCCTGCGGGCGCTGGACGAGCAGCTCGGCGGGCACCTGGTGGTCCGTCACGGCCGTCCGGATGCCGTGATCCCGGCGCTGGCCGCGGAGGTCGAGGCGGAGGCGGTGCACATCGCCACCGATGCGGCGCCCACCGGCCGCGGGCGCGACCGCCGGGTGGAGGACGCGCTGGACGTGCCGCTGATCCGCACCGGGTCGCCCTATGCGGTCACCCCGGGCCGGGTGCGTACCGGGGGCGGCGAGGGCTACAAGGTGTTCACCCCGTTCCGGCGCGCGTGGCAGGACCACGGCTGGCACTCCCCCGCCCCGGATCAGCACGCGGCGCGGCGGCGGTTGCAGTTGGTCGACGGGGTGCGTTCCGATGACCTGCCGCGGGCCGAGCCGCCGGAGGGTCTGACCTTGCCGGAGGCCGGTGAGGAGGCGGCGCTGGACCGGTGGGCGCAGATGCTGGCCGGCCCGCTGGCGCAGTACAAGGCCGAACGCGACCGACCCGACCTGGACAGCACCTCGCGCCTGTCGGTGCCGTTGAAGTGGGGCGAGATCCACCCGCGCACCATCCTGGCCGACCTGGCGCATCGCCGGTCGGTGGCCGCCGATACCTTCCGGGGTCAGATCGCTTGGCGCGACTTCCACGCCGATGTGCTGTTCCACAGTCCGTCGGCCCGGGACACCTCGCTGACCACCGTGCTGCCCGAGGACTCCTGGGCCGAGGGTGCCGATGAACGCCATGCGCTGGAGACCTGGGCCGCCGGGCGGACCGGCTATCCCCTGGTCGACGCCGGGATGCGGCAGCTGCTGGCCGAGGGCTGGATGCACAACCGGGTGCGGATGGTGGTCGCCTCCTTCCTGGTCAAGGACCTGCACGTCCGGTGGCAGCGCGGCGCGGAGCACTTCATGGCCTGGCTGGTGGACGGGGACGTGCCGCAGAACCAGCTGAACTGGCAGTGGGTGGCCGGGACCGGACGCGACGCGGCGCCGTACTTCCGGGTGTTCAACCCGGTGCGGCAGGGACTCACCTACGACCCCGAGGGTCGGTACGTCCGCCGCTGGGTGCCCGAGCTGCGCGACATCCCGGGCAAGGCGGTGCACGAGCCGTGGAAGCTGCCCGAGTCGGCGGCCCCGGACTACCCGGCACCGATGGTCGATCACGCCGCCGAGCGGGCCGCCACGTTGGACGCCTACCAGGAGCATCGACGCCGATAG
- a CDS encoding MerR family transcriptional regulator — translation MIRVHITTKGDEHVHVDGGPWTTSEVVRLSGVTSRTLRHYDAIGLLRPLGIGSGCQRSYGPAELLRLQEILVLRHLGLPLAEIAVALDSGTDRVTALRAHLDRLLAQRDQLDRLARTVADTLTALEGGTTMTADALYEGFDHRRYEQEARDRWGGPEVDHSAARWEAMTEDERRANVAEADAVNRELAELMTGGVPAEDQRTRALVARHHAWLSTFWVPDAATYRCVGAMYVEDTRFAATYDAVAPGLAGYLRDAISAHADQVA, via the coding sequence GTGATCCGCGTCCACATCACCACGAAGGGGGATGAGCACGTGCACGTCGACGGCGGCCCGTGGACCACCAGCGAGGTGGTCCGTCTGTCCGGGGTGACTTCGCGCACGCTGCGGCATTACGACGCGATCGGGCTGCTGCGTCCGCTCGGCATCGGGTCGGGCTGCCAGCGGAGTTACGGGCCGGCGGAGCTCCTGCGCCTGCAGGAGATCCTGGTGCTGCGGCACCTGGGACTGCCGCTGGCCGAGATCGCCGTTGCGCTCGATTCCGGCACCGACCGGGTCACCGCGCTGCGAGCGCACCTCGACCGGCTGCTGGCCCAGCGTGACCAGCTGGACCGCCTCGCGCGCACCGTCGCCGACACGCTCACCGCCCTGGAAGGAGGCACCACCATGACCGCCGATGCCCTGTACGAGGGATTCGACCACCGCCGGTACGAGCAGGAGGCCCGCGACCGCTGGGGTGGCCCCGAGGTCGATCACAGCGCCGCCCGCTGGGAGGCGATGACCGAGGACGAGCGCCGGGCGAACGTCGCCGAGGCCGACGCGGTGAACCGGGAGCTGGCCGAGCTGATGACCGGCGGGGTCCCGGCCGAGGACCAGCGCACCCGCGCCCTGGTGGCCCGGCACCACGCATGGCTGAGCACGTTCTGGGTCCCGGACGCCGCGACGTACCGCTGCGTGGGGGCGATGTACGTCGAGGACACCCGGTTCGCGGCGACCTACGACGCGGTGGCCCCCGGCCTGGCCGGCTACCTGCGGGACGCGATCAGCGCGCACGCCGACCAGGTGGCGTGA
- a CDS encoding VOC family protein, whose translation MTERIDSATATRYADPRHWRVLLRTLAAAFRPADYATGASFAAEVAALAEAQQHHPELTLSWGRVGVVVTSHDAGGLTVKDLRLATAISDLADRMGVPGAPETLSVHEVAIDALDIPSVRPFWRAVLGYVDDGEDALVDPTGVSPAYWFQQMDEPRPQRNRIHLDVTVPHDQAQARVTAALAAGGVLVSDRRAPAFWVLADPEGNEACICTWQARD comes from the coding sequence ATGACCGAGCGCATCGACTCCGCCACCGCCACCCGGTACGCCGACCCGCGGCACTGGCGGGTGCTGCTGCGCACCCTGGCGGCTGCCTTCCGGCCCGCCGACTACGCCACCGGCGCGAGCTTCGCCGCCGAGGTGGCCGCGTTGGCCGAGGCCCAGCAGCACCATCCCGAGCTGACCCTGTCCTGGGGGCGGGTCGGTGTCGTGGTGACCAGCCACGACGCCGGAGGGCTGACCGTCAAGGACCTGCGGCTCGCGACCGCGATCAGCGACCTGGCCGACCGGATGGGCGTTCCGGGCGCCCCGGAGACCCTGAGCGTGCACGAGGTGGCGATCGACGCGCTGGACATCCCGTCGGTCCGGCCGTTCTGGCGTGCGGTGCTCGGCTACGTCGACGACGGGGAGGACGCGCTGGTCGATCCGACCGGTGTCTCGCCCGCGTACTGGTTCCAGCAGATGGACGAGCCCCGGCCGCAGCGCAACCGGATCCACCTGGACGTCACGGTGCCGCACGACCAGGCCCAGGCACGGGTGACCGCAGCGCTCGCGGCGGGTGGGGTGCTGGTGTCCGACCGGCGGGCACCAGCGTTCTGGGTGCTGGCCGACCCGGAGGGCAACGAGGCGTGCATCTGCACCTGGCAGGCGCGGGACTGA
- the ilvD gene encoding dihydroxy-acid dehydratase: MSRPLRSRTSTHGRNMAGARALWRATGMGSEDFGKPIIAIANSYTQFVPGHVHLKDMGDLVASAIQDAGGVAKEFNTIAVDDGIAMGHAGMLYSLPSRDLIADSVEYMVQAHCADALVCISNCDKITPGMLNAALRLNIPVIFVSGGPMEAGKAVITDGVAKTPLNLINAINYSADDNVSDESLARVEENACPTCGSCSGMFTANSMNCLTEALGLSLPGNGSTLATHTARRELFLEAGRTIVDLARRYYDDEDDTAAPRGIATRAAFSNAMALDVAMGGSTNTVLHILAAAQEAEVDFTLADIDAISRRVPCLAKVAPNHPDYHMEDVHRAGGIPALLGELDRGGLLDHDVTSVHTPTLRAWLDDWDIRGGRATDRAQALFHAAPGGVRTTQAFSTSNVWDSLDTDGAGGCIRNVEHAYTVEGGLAVLRGNLADDGAILKTAGIDPDVFHFVGKALVCESQDEAVEKILTKQVEPGHVVVVRYEGPAGGPGMQEMLYPTSFIKGRGLGKVCALITDGRFSGGSSGISVGHISPEAAAGGTIGLIEDGDEIEIDVETRLIRVNVPDEVLAERRAKMEASENPWQPKDRDRYVSPALQAYAAMATSADRGAVRDVSRIRR, translated from the coding sequence ATGAGTCGTCCGCTGCGCTCTCGTACCTCCACCCACGGCCGCAACATGGCCGGTGCCCGCGCCCTCTGGCGTGCGACCGGCATGGGGTCCGAGGACTTCGGCAAGCCGATCATCGCGATCGCCAACTCGTACACCCAGTTCGTCCCGGGTCACGTGCACCTCAAGGACATGGGCGACCTGGTGGCCTCGGCGATCCAGGATGCCGGGGGCGTCGCGAAGGAGTTCAACACCATCGCGGTGGACGACGGCATCGCGATGGGCCACGCCGGGATGCTCTACTCGCTGCCCAGCCGCGATCTGATCGCGGACTCGGTGGAGTACATGGTGCAGGCGCACTGCGCCGACGCGCTGGTCTGCATCTCCAACTGCGACAAGATCACCCCGGGCATGCTCAACGCGGCGCTGCGGCTGAACATCCCGGTGATCTTCGTGTCCGGCGGGCCGATGGAGGCCGGCAAGGCGGTGATCACCGACGGCGTCGCGAAGACCCCGCTGAACCTGATCAACGCGATCAACTACTCCGCCGACGACAACGTCTCCGACGAGTCGCTGGCGCGGGTGGAGGAGAACGCCTGCCCGACCTGTGGCTCCTGCTCCGGGATGTTCACCGCCAACTCGATGAACTGCCTCACCGAGGCCCTCGGCCTGTCGCTGCCGGGCAACGGCTCCACCCTGGCGACCCACACCGCCCGCCGCGAGCTGTTCCTGGAGGCCGGACGCACCATCGTCGACCTGGCGCGCCGGTACTACGACGACGAGGACGACACCGCCGCCCCCCGCGGGATCGCGACCCGCGCCGCGTTCAGCAACGCGATGGCCCTGGACGTGGCGATGGGCGGTTCGACCAACACCGTGCTGCACATCCTGGCGGCGGCGCAGGAGGCCGAGGTCGACTTCACCCTGGCGGACATCGACGCGATCAGCCGTCGGGTGCCCTGCCTGGCGAAGGTGGCGCCGAACCACCCGGATTACCACATGGAGGACGTGCACCGGGCCGGTGGCATCCCCGCGCTGCTCGGCGAACTGGACCGCGGCGGTCTGCTCGACCACGACGTGACCAGCGTGCACACCCCGACCCTGCGCGCCTGGCTGGACGACTGGGACATCCGGGGCGGCAGGGCCACCGACCGGGCGCAGGCACTGTTCCACGCCGCGCCGGGCGGGGTGCGCACCACCCAGGCGTTCTCCACCTCCAACGTCTGGGACTCCCTGGACACCGATGGCGCCGGCGGCTGCATCCGGAACGTCGAGCACGCCTACACCGTCGAGGGTGGGCTGGCGGTGCTGCGCGGCAACCTCGCCGACGACGGGGCGATCCTCAAGACCGCGGGCATCGACCCGGACGTGTTCCACTTCGTCGGGAAGGCCCTGGTCTGCGAGTCGCAGGACGAGGCGGTCGAGAAGATCCTCACCAAGCAGGTGGAGCCGGGCCACGTCGTGGTGGTCCGCTACGAGGGTCCGGCCGGTGGCCCCGGCATGCAGGAGATGCTCTACCCGACCTCCTTCATCAAGGGTCGCGGCCTGGGCAAGGTGTGCGCACTGATCACCGACGGCCGGTTCTCCGGTGGGTCGAGCGGCATCTCGGTCGGGCACATCAGCCCGGAGGCGGCCGCCGGTGGCACCATCGGGCTGATCGAGGACGGCGACGAGATCGAGATCGACGTCGAGACCCGCCTGATCCGGGTGAACGTCCCGGACGAGGTGCTGGCCGAGCGCCGCGCCAAGATGGAGGCCAGCGAGAACCCGTGGCAGCCGAAGGACCGGGACCGCTACGTCTCGCCCGCGCTCCAGGCCTACGCGGCGATGGCGACCAGCGCCGACCGCGGCGCGGTGCGTGACGTGAGCCGGATCCGCCGCTGA
- the ilvD gene encoding dihydroxy-acid dehydratase translates to MSPDIKPRSRQVTDGIEATASRGMLRAVGMGDDDWDKPQIGVASSWNEITPCNLSLQRLAQAVKGGVHAAGGYPLEFGTISVSDGISMGHEGMHFSLVSRDIIADSVETVMSAERLDGSVLLAGCDKSLPGMLMAAARLDLASVFLYAGSIMPGWVKLEDGTEKDVTLIDAFEAVGACARGLMSTGDLDRIERAICPGEGACGGMYTANTMASVAEAMGMSVPGSAAPPSADRRRDHFAHKSGEAVVELLRQGITARQIMTKEAFENAIAVVMAFGGSTNAVLHLLAIAHEAEVDLTLDDFKRVAAKVPHLGDLKPFGRYVMNDVDRIGGVPVVMKALLDAGLLHGDCLTVTGKTVAENLADIDPPDPDGKILRALDNPIHRTGGITILSGSLAPEGAVVKSAGFDSDVFEGTARVFERERAALDALEDGTITAGDVVVIRYEGPKGGPGMREMLAITGAIKGAGLGKDVLLLTDGRFSGGTTGLCVGHIAPEAVDGGPIAFVRDGDRIRLDVANATIDVVVDAAELAARREGWAPLTPKYTRGVLAKYAKLVQSASTGAVLI, encoded by the coding sequence ATGAGCCCGGACATCAAGCCGCGGTCGCGGCAGGTCACCGACGGAATCGAGGCCACCGCCTCGCGCGGCATGCTCCGCGCGGTGGGGATGGGTGACGACGACTGGGACAAGCCCCAGATCGGCGTCGCCTCGTCCTGGAACGAGATCACGCCGTGCAACCTGTCGCTGCAACGCCTGGCCCAGGCGGTCAAGGGCGGAGTGCACGCGGCCGGTGGCTACCCGCTGGAGTTCGGCACCATCTCGGTCAGCGACGGCATCTCGATGGGTCACGAGGGCATGCACTTCTCCCTGGTGAGCCGGGACATCATCGCCGACTCGGTGGAGACCGTGATGTCCGCCGAGCGGCTGGACGGCTCGGTGCTGCTGGCCGGCTGCGACAAGTCGTTGCCCGGCATGCTGATGGCCGCCGCCCGGCTCGACCTGGCGAGCGTCTTCCTCTACGCCGGATCGATCATGCCCGGCTGGGTGAAGCTGGAGGACGGCACCGAGAAGGACGTCACGCTGATCGACGCCTTCGAGGCCGTCGGCGCCTGCGCCCGTGGCCTGATGAGCACGGGCGACCTGGACCGGATCGAGCGGGCGATCTGCCCCGGTGAGGGTGCCTGCGGTGGCATGTACACCGCCAACACGATGGCGTCGGTGGCCGAGGCGATGGGCATGTCCGTGCCGGGTTCCGCCGCCCCGCCCAGCGCCGACCGCCGCCGCGACCACTTCGCGCACAAGTCCGGTGAGGCGGTGGTCGAGCTGCTGCGGCAGGGGATCACCGCCCGGCAGATCATGACCAAGGAAGCGTTCGAGAACGCGATCGCCGTGGTGATGGCCTTCGGTGGCTCGACCAACGCCGTCCTGCACCTGCTGGCCATCGCGCACGAGGCCGAGGTCGACCTCACCCTCGACGACTTCAAGCGGGTCGCGGCGAAGGTGCCGCACCTCGGCGACCTCAAGCCCTTCGGCCGGTACGTGATGAACGACGTGGACCGGATCGGCGGCGTGCCGGTGGTGATGAAGGCCCTGCTGGACGCGGGTCTGCTGCACGGCGACTGCCTCACCGTCACCGGGAAGACCGTCGCGGAGAACCTCGCCGACATCGACCCGCCGGACCCGGACGGCAAGATCCTGCGCGCACTGGACAACCCGATCCACCGCACCGGTGGCATCACCATCCTGTCCGGCAGCCTGGCGCCCGAGGGCGCCGTGGTGAAGTCGGCCGGCTTCGACTCCGACGTCTTCGAGGGCACCGCCCGGGTGTTCGAGCGCGAGCGCGCGGCCCTGGACGCCCTGGAGGACGGCACGATCACCGCGGGCGACGTCGTGGTCATCCGCTACGAGGGCCCCAAGGGTGGTCCCGGCATGCGCGAGATGCTCGCCATCACGGGTGCGATCAAGGGCGCGGGCCTGGGGAAGGACGTGCTCCTGCTCACCGACGGCCGGTTCTCCGGCGGCACCACCGGCCTGTGCGTGGGCCACATTGCCCCCGAGGCGGTTGACGGTGGTCCGATCGCCTTCGTCCGGGACGGCGACCGGATCCGGCTGGACGTGGCGAACGCGACCATCGACGTGGTTGTCGATGCCGCAGAGCTGGCGGCCCGGCGGGAGGGGTGGGCGCCGCTGACCCCGAAGTACACCCGGGGAGTACTGGCGAAGTACGCCAAGTTGGTGCAATCGGCGTCGACCGGGGCCGTGTTGATTTAG
- a CDS encoding type VII secretion target — protein sequence MPTLDVDLHSMELAGDVVAYAASDCDPHRSMVEVDAGDDRLTAALRAFGADGVTVGRRLRDASTGVSDGLRGALRVYQAADEALARAAAG from the coding sequence ATGCCCACACTCGATGTCGACCTGCACTCGATGGAGTTGGCCGGTGACGTGGTGGCCTACGCGGCCTCCGACTGCGACCCGCATCGGTCCATGGTGGAGGTGGACGCCGGGGACGACCGACTGACAGCGGCGCTTCGCGCGTTCGGGGCGGACGGGGTGACGGTCGGGCGGCGGTTGCGGGACGCCAGTACGGGGGTATCCGACGGGCTGCGCGGTGCTTTGCGGGTGTATCAGGCGGCGGACGAGGCGCTGGCCCGGGCGGCTGCCGGATGA
- a CDS encoding putative T7SS-secreted protein, whose protein sequence is MTVTSLRGIHAPDDLLPGDLFGLQDTADRLRAQGQLYDVIGDDVARACAQVEWHGAAGEQFRASATVLPAAYQATAWAHHRAARAVDDHAECLAHARRRADEAIGLWEHGDRLTVQAGLPLPSSRGDVVPRRRGSTDTCPAQHRPIVPDPGAPLRDEALIIATSAQRQVEESAQAAAAQIRAASNELPQDDPSFWDRVGGAWSDAWHGASDVGAALGNAVLSFGNALMQNPDLVGEILAGLALIQGGIAAEGGGLVLDATGVGAPGGVAVGAAGLAAIAAGAGLVAHGIGRAATEAAGESAVAPLQGAARGAGTPATLDAAEVRRRATAATKASTGRDVRVVETEDELRALYDELSVGGKDVTPTTGAYAKDGKMVQLPDTTRVGLRETSTSGGPTLDITFPNGTKIKVHIEQ, encoded by the coding sequence ATGACGGTCACCAGCCTGCGCGGCATCCACGCGCCGGACGACCTCCTGCCCGGGGACCTGTTCGGCCTCCAGGACACCGCCGACCGGCTGCGAGCCCAGGGTCAGCTCTACGATGTCATCGGTGACGATGTGGCCCGCGCCTGCGCGCAGGTCGAGTGGCACGGTGCAGCAGGGGAGCAGTTCCGGGCGAGTGCCACGGTGTTGCCCGCCGCGTACCAGGCGACGGCGTGGGCGCACCACCGAGCCGCCAGAGCCGTCGACGACCATGCCGAGTGTCTGGCGCACGCCCGTCGGCGCGCGGACGAGGCGATCGGGCTGTGGGAACACGGTGACCGGCTGACGGTTCAGGCCGGACTGCCGCTGCCCTCGTCCCGGGGAGACGTCGTTCCCCGGCGCCGTGGATCCACCGACACCTGTCCGGCACAGCATCGGCCCATCGTGCCCGACCCCGGTGCCCCGCTCCGGGACGAGGCGCTGATCATCGCCACCAGCGCGCAACGTCAGGTCGAGGAGTCCGCTCAGGCGGCCGCCGCCCAGATCCGGGCAGCGAGCAACGAACTGCCGCAGGACGATCCGAGCTTCTGGGACCGGGTCGGCGGCGCGTGGTCGGACGCCTGGCACGGCGCGAGCGATGTGGGTGCGGCGCTCGGCAACGCGGTGCTGTCCTTCGGGAATGCGCTGATGCAGAACCCTGATCTGGTCGGCGAGATCCTCGCCGGGTTGGCGCTGATCCAGGGCGGCATCGCGGCCGAGGGCGGTGGCCTGGTGCTCGACGCCACCGGGGTCGGCGCACCCGGCGGCGTTGCGGTCGGCGCGGCGGGATTGGCAGCGATCGCGGCGGGGGCGGGGCTGGTCGCGCATGGGATCGGGCGGGCGGCGACCGAGGCGGCGGGGGAGAGTGCCGTCGCTCCGTTGCAGGGGGCGGCGCGGGGCGCGGGGACACCGGCGACGTTGGACGCGGCGGAGGTGAGGCGGCGGGCCACTGCGGCGACGAAGGCGAGCACCGGTCGTGACGTACGGGTGGTGGAGACTGAGGACGAACTGCGGGCGCTGTACGACGAACTGAGCGTCGGTGGCAAGGATGTGACGCCCACGACGGGTGCGTACGCAAAGGACGGCAAGATGGTGCAACTGCCGGATACGACGCGCGTGGGATTGCGGGAAACATCGACCAGTGGCGGTCCGACATTGGATATAACATTCCCGAACGGAACGAAGATCAAGGTGCATATTGAACAGTGA